A single window of Brachyhypopomus gauderio isolate BG-103 chromosome 21, BGAUD_0.2, whole genome shotgun sequence DNA harbors:
- the LOC143485223 gene encoding Fc receptor-like protein 5 produces the protein MALVKFSFLIGAISVLLNLSQEETDDKATLSLRQLPKYPVYTGEQVTLTCEVQEDSSGWQYHWYKIPDESKVLNSDTSISSYIINSAELSHNGAYSCHVKREGVSFKSENHKLVIEEPPQPKAILDSGWEKVFPGEKVTLKCEIPKTSLVWIYVWLKDSKKISGEDGVTAKENLLLISSIKPNHHGNYACEAEVQRRSKIKAVSSTFLLTVYDKATLSLSHLPHYPVYTGEQVTLTCKVEEDSSGWQYHWYKIPDESKVLNSDTSISNYIINSAELSHNGAYSCHVKREGVSFKSQNHELVIEEPPQPKAILDSGWEKVFPGEKVTLKCEIPKTSLVWIYVWLKDSKKISGEDGVTAKENLLLISSIKPNHHGNYACEAEVQGRSKIKAVSSTFLLTVYDKATLSLSHLPHYPVYTGEQVTLTCKVEEDSSGWQYHWYKIPDESKVLNSDTSISNYIINSAELLHNGAYSCHVKREGVSFKSQNHELVIEEPPQPKAILDSGWEKVFPGEKVTLKCEIPKTSLVWIYVWLKDSKKISGEDGVTAKENLLLISSIKPNHHGNYACEAEVQGRSKIKAVSSTFPLTVYDKATLSLSQLPNFPVMYTGEQVTLTCNVEEDSSGWQYHWYKIPDESKVLNSDTSNSSYIINSAELSHNGAYSCHVKREGVSFKSQNHKLVIEEPPQPKAILDSGWEKVFPGEKVTLQCEVPNTSLDWIYVWFRNSMKISSEDGVTAKGNLLSISSIKASHGGNYSCQTETKGRPKTRAVSTAFLLTAYANDPTVHLSQNPPHKVMYTEEQVTLTCKILESSSGWEYKWYRETDESKTLSSDTNYTIDSAQASNNGTHKCKIKRGENGREYFASHNLTIRARPAISLFTETSWSDILSVDSLTLKCEIIDTLEWNYTWYKDEQLESNCTEQKCSVKAREDTFKSEYKCRGNRTQRPLYTSLSNGFKANNIVLKRQVLLSFAGCVVCFIILLFIGCIVLRYTRKPEEKLAVKEDLFFSMTASKTQTSSPFQEYMMENEPIPGTEEYNQTAVLLNKAITIADVEEQIKTDDLQSDETKCLKSFQVETSKTEHDGLKSDQAKPPPSEESVSSLEAEAPLLTEKDTEKETLT, from the exons ACAAAGCCACTCTATCTCTAAGACAACTCCCCAAGTACCCAGTGTACACTGGCGAACAAGTCACTCTTACCTGTGAAGTTCAGGAGGATTCATCTGGTTGGCAATACCACTGGTATAAAATCCCAGATGAATCAAAAGTCTTAAACAGTGACACCAGCATTTCCAGCTACATCATCAACTCTGCTGAACTGTCACACAATGGTGCATACTCATGTCACGTGAAAAGAGAGGGTGTCAGCTTTAAGTCTGAAAATCACAAGTTAGTCATTGAAG AACCCCCTCAGCCAAAAGCAATTTTAGATTCTGGATGGGAAAAGGTTTTCCCTGGTGAAAAGGTGACTTTGAAGTGTGAAATTCCAAAGACGTCCTTGGTCTGGATCTATGTGTGGCTCAAAGACTCAAAGAAGATTTCTGGTGAAGATGGCGTCACAGCTAAGGAAAACCTTCTCTTGATTTCCTCGATAAAACCAAATCATCATGGAAATTATGCCTGTGAAGCAGAAGTTCAAAGAAGGTCAAAGATAAAAGCAGTAAGCTCCACATTTCTACTGACAGTTTACG ACAAAGCCACTCTATCTCTAAGCCACCTCCCCCATTACCCAGTGTACACTGGTGAACAAGTCACTCTTACCTGTAAAGTTGAGGAGGATTCATCTGGTTGGCAATACCACTGGTATAAAATCCCAGATGAATCAAAAGTATTAAACAGTGACACCAGCATTTCCAACTACATCATCAACTCTGCTGAACTGTCACACAATGGTGCATACTCATGTCACGTGAAAAGAGAGGGTGTCAGCTTTAAGTCTCAAAATCACGAGTTAGTGATTGAAG AACCCCCTCAGCCAAAAGCAATTTTAGATTCTGGATGGGAAAAGGTTTTCCCTGGTGAAAAGGTGACTTTGAAGTGTGAAATTCCAAAGACGTCCTTGGTCTGGATCTATGTGTGGCTCAAAGACTCAAAGAAGATTTCTGGTGAAGATGGCGTCACAGCTAAGGAAAACCTTCTCTTGATTTCCTCGATAAAACCAAATCATCATGGAAATTATGCCTGTGAAGCAGAAGTTCAAGGAAGGTCAAAGATAAAAGCAGTAAGCTCCACATTTCTACTGACAGTTTACG ACAAAGCCACTCTATCTCTAAGCCACCTCCCCCATTACCCAGTGTACACTGGTGAACAAGTCACTCTTACCTGTAAAGTTGAGGAGGATTCATCTGGTTGGCAATACCACTGGTATAAAATCCCAGATGAATCAAAAGTATTAAACAGTGACACCAGCATTTCCAACTACATCATCAACTCTGCTGAACTGTTACACAATGGTGCATACTCATGTCACGTGAAAAGAGAGGGTGTCAGCTTTAAGTCTCAAAATCACGAGTTAGTGATTGAAG AACCCCCTCAGCCAAAAGCAATTTTAGATTCTGGATGGGAAAAGGTTTTCCCTGGTGAAAAGGTGACTTTGAAGTGTGAAATTCCAAAGACGTCCTTGGTCTGGATCTATGTGTGGCTCAAAGACTCAAAGAAGATTTCTGGTGAAGATGGCGTCACAGCTAAGGAAAACCTTCTCTTGATTTCCTCGATAAAACCAAATCATCATGGAAATTATGCCTGTGAAGCAGAAGTTCAAGGAAGGTCAAAGATAAAAGCAGTAAGCTCCACATTTCCACTGACAGTTTACG ACAAAGCTACTCTATCTCTAAGCCAACTCCCTAATTTCCCAGTGATGTACACTGGTGAACAAGTCACTCTTACCTGTAACGTTGAGGAGGATTCATCTGGTTGGCAATACCACTGGTATAAAATCCCAGATGAATCAAAAGTCTTAAACAGTGACACCAGCAATTCCAGCTACATCATCAACTCTGCTGAACTGTCACACAATGGTGCATACTCATGTCACGTGAAAAGAGAGGGTGTCAGCTTTAAGTCTCAAAATCACAAGTTAGTCATTGAAG AACCCCCTCAGCCAAAAGCAATTCTAGATTCTGGATGGGAAAAGGTTTTCCCTGGTGAAAAAGTGACTTTGCAGTGTGAAGTTCCAAACACGTCCTTGGATTGGATCTATGTGTGGTTCAGAAACTCAATGAAGATTTCAAGTGAAGATGGGGTCACAGCTAAGGGTAACCTTCTCTCGATTTCCTCTATAAAAGCAAGTCATGGTGGAAATTATTCCTGTCAAACGGAAACTAAAGGAAGACCAAAGACAAGAGCAGTAAGCACTGCATTTCTGTTGACTGCTTATG CAAATGATCCTACTGTACATCTGAGCCAAAACCCTCCTCACAAAGTGATGTACACTGAAGAACAAGTGACCCTTACCTGTAAAATTCTGGAATCTTCTTCCGGTTGGGAATACAAGTGGTATAGAGaaacagatgaatcaaagaCATTAAGCAGTGATACAAACTACACCATTGACTCTGCTCAAGCTTCCAACAATGGTACAcacaaatgtaaaataaaaagagGAGAGAATGGCAGAGAATATTTTGCCAGTCACAATTTAACCATTAGAG CCCGTCCAGCAATTTCACTATTTACAGAGACAAGCTGGTCCGATATTTTGTCTGTGGACAGTCTAACTCTGAAATGTGAAATCATTGATACACTTGAATGGAACTACACATGGTACAAGGATGAACAATTAGAGAGTAATTGCACTGAACAGAAGTGCAGTGTGAAGGCCAGAGAAGACACATTTAAGAGTGAATACAAATGCAGAGGCAACAGAACACAGCGGCCACTATACACTTCTCTTAGCAATGGCTTCAAGGCTAATAATATTG TCCTAAAACGACAAGTGCTGCTATCCTTTGCTGGATGTGTTGTGTGCTTTATAATTCTCCTTTTCATTGGGTGTATAGTGTTACGATACACACGCAAACCAG AGGAAAAGTTAGCTGTGAAAGAGGACTTGTTTTTTTCAATGACAGCTTCTAAGACAC AAACAAGTTCACCCTTCCAGGAATATATGATGGAAAATGAACCTATACCTGGCACGGAAG AATACAATCAGACTGCAGTATTACTTAATAAGGCAATAACTATAGCAGACGTGGAGGAACAGATTAAAA CTGACGATCTTCAATcagatgaaacaaaatgtttgaAATCATTTCAAG TTGAGACATCAAAGACAGAGCATGATGGACTAAAGTCTGATCAAG CTAAGCCACCCCCATCAGAAGAAAGTGTTTCATCTTTAGAAG CTGAAGCACCACTATTGACtgagaaagacacagagaaagaaacCTTAACATAA